The following are from one region of the Streptomyces decoyicus genome:
- a CDS encoding putative bifunctional diguanylate cyclase/phosphodiesterase, producing MKPTDSAAPASRLRRLVVPALPATIVSVAGLALATGVIVTLGEGDALFPGGSIGWSLAILTGIIVGHLVALGRDRWWGGTGSGAALALAVLLLYGWVPATLVSLSVVVLVGAARRHRWRQAVVHGAVDILGIGAAALGLAAFGVVSSVRHPWAPPAWNLSVLPEVVVTAAGYLFVSRGLLWVSLTPRTGQLPAIPRTAVLRQALVGIALLGISPLIAVCALHAPLLLPLFAVPLIALDSTLWIARARAEEQLRDPLTGLPNRQWLLERTWTALDDAERVGSRSALVLIDLDRFRSVNDTLGHLAGDRLLLQIADRLRHALPRGAEAARLGGDEFAVLLPTTDSLTSSQRVARNLVAALGSPLDLDGLTLVLEASAGVAVFPDHALDAEGLLRRADVAMYQAKRDRSGVELYEAKRDGNTPDRLGLLGDLRRALDAGDVELHYQPKVGFDGHVAGLEALVRWVHPDRGRVPPDEFIAIAESSGLMPRLTEYVLETALAQVARWRAMGLEVPVAVNVSPRDVHSPGFAGAVAARLARHRVPPGSLQLEITEHVLLEDPQRAADTLAGLTAHGVKMSLDDFGTGYSSLVHLRRLPVSELKIDRSFVARLAVDNEDAEIVRCTLDLAHSLGLLVVAEGVEDDETWERLRDLGCDAVQGWLVAAAMPPDETTAWLRARGERGWQRESETAALAAEKAAERPSGQVLN from the coding sequence ATGAAACCGACCGACAGCGCCGCTCCGGCGTCGCGGCTCCGGCGGCTCGTCGTGCCCGCGCTGCCCGCGACCATCGTCTCCGTGGCGGGCCTCGCGCTCGCCACGGGCGTCATCGTCACTCTCGGCGAAGGTGACGCGCTGTTCCCCGGCGGTTCCATAGGCTGGTCGCTGGCGATCCTCACCGGCATCATCGTCGGCCATCTGGTCGCCCTCGGCCGGGACCGCTGGTGGGGCGGCACGGGCTCCGGCGCCGCCCTGGCCCTCGCCGTCCTGCTGCTCTACGGCTGGGTGCCCGCCACCCTCGTCAGCCTCTCCGTCGTCGTCCTGGTCGGCGCCGCCCGCCGGCACCGCTGGCGACAGGCCGTGGTGCACGGTGCCGTGGACATCCTCGGCATCGGCGCCGCGGCGCTCGGCCTCGCCGCGTTCGGCGTGGTCTCCAGCGTCCGCCACCCCTGGGCCCCGCCGGCCTGGAATCTGTCCGTCCTCCCCGAAGTCGTCGTCACCGCCGCCGGCTACCTCTTCGTCAGCCGCGGCCTCCTGTGGGTCAGCCTCACCCCGCGCACCGGCCAGCTGCCCGCCATCCCCCGAACGGCCGTACTCCGCCAGGCACTCGTCGGCATCGCGCTGCTGGGCATCTCCCCGCTGATCGCCGTCTGCGCCCTCCACGCACCCCTGCTGCTGCCGCTGTTCGCGGTCCCGCTCATCGCGCTGGACTCCACCCTCTGGATCGCCCGCGCCCGCGCCGAGGAACAGCTCCGCGACCCGCTCACCGGCCTGCCCAACCGCCAATGGCTGCTGGAGCGCACCTGGACCGCGCTGGACGACGCCGAGCGCGTCGGCTCCCGCTCGGCGCTGGTCCTCATCGACCTGGACCGCTTCCGCTCCGTCAACGACACCCTCGGCCACCTCGCCGGCGACCGCCTGCTGCTGCAGATCGCCGACCGCCTGCGGCACGCCCTCCCGCGCGGCGCCGAGGCGGCCCGGCTCGGCGGTGACGAGTTCGCCGTCCTGCTGCCCACCACCGACTCCCTCACCAGCTCCCAGCGGGTGGCCCGCAATCTCGTCGCCGCCCTCGGCTCCCCGCTGGACCTCGACGGACTGACCCTCGTGCTCGAAGCCAGCGCCGGGGTCGCCGTCTTCCCCGACCACGCCCTCGACGCCGAAGGGCTGCTGCGCCGCGCCGATGTGGCCATGTACCAGGCCAAGCGGGACCGCAGCGGCGTCGAGCTCTACGAAGCCAAGCGGGACGGCAACACCCCCGACCGGCTGGGCCTGTTGGGCGATCTGCGCCGCGCCCTGGACGCCGGCGACGTCGAGCTGCACTACCAGCCCAAGGTCGGCTTCGACGGGCATGTCGCCGGGCTGGAGGCGCTGGTCCGGTGGGTGCATCCGGACCGCGGCCGGGTGCCACCGGACGAATTCATCGCCATCGCCGAGTCCTCCGGGCTGATGCCGCGGCTGACGGAGTACGTCCTCGAGACCGCGCTCGCCCAGGTGGCGCGCTGGCGTGCGATGGGCCTGGAGGTGCCGGTCGCCGTCAATGTCTCCCCGCGCGATGTGCACTCCCCGGGCTTCGCCGGAGCGGTCGCGGCCCGGCTCGCCCGGCACCGCGTCCCACCGGGCTCCCTCCAACTGGAGATAACCGAGCACGTCCTCCTGGAGGACCCGCAGCGGGCCGCCGACACCCTCGCCGGGCTCACCGCGCACGGCGTGAAGATGTCCCTCGACGACTTCGGCACCGGCTACTCCTCCCTGGTCCATCTGCGGCGGCTCCCGGTGAGCGAGCTGAAGATCGACCGCTCCTTCGTGGCCCGGCTGGCCGTCGACAACGAGGACGCCGAGATCGTCCGCTGCACCCTCGACCTCGCGCACTCCCTCGGCCTGCTGGTCGTCGCCGAGGGCGTCGAGGACGACGAGACCTGGGAGCGGCTGCGCGACCTCGGCTGCGACGCCGTACAGGGCTGGCTGGTGGCCGCCGCGATGCCACCGGACGAGACCACGGCCTGGCTCAGAGCCCGCGGCGAGCGCGGCTGGCAGCGTGAATCGGAGACGGCCGCCCTGGCGGCGGAGAAGGCCGCCGAGCGCCCTTCGGGACAGGTCTTGAACTGA
- the gatC gene encoding Asp-tRNA(Asn)/Glu-tRNA(Gln) amidotransferase subunit GatC, producing MPGITREEVAHLARLARLELKAEELDHFAGQLDDIIGAVARVSEVADQDVPPTSHPLPLTNVMRPDEVRPSLTPEQALSGAPAQEQQRFKVPQILGEE from the coding sequence ATGCCTGGCATCACGCGCGAGGAGGTCGCCCACCTCGCCCGGCTGGCACGTCTGGAGCTGAAGGCAGAAGAGCTCGACCACTTCGCCGGACAGCTCGACGACATCATCGGCGCGGTCGCCCGCGTCTCCGAGGTCGCCGACCAAGACGTACCGCCGACCTCCCACCCGCTGCCCCTGACCAACGTCATGCGGCCGGACGAGGTCCGTCCCTCGCTGACCCCCGAGCAGGCGCTCTCCGGCGCCCCGGCCCAGGAGCAGCAGCGTTTCAAGGTGCCGCAGATCCTGGGGGAGGAGTGA
- the gatA gene encoding Asp-tRNA(Asn)/Glu-tRNA(Gln) amidotransferase subunit GatA, with protein MADLIKLTAAEIAAKIASGEVTAVEVTEAHLARIEAVDEKVHAFLHVDREGALAQARAVDEKRARGEKLGPLAGVPLALKDIFTTEGIPTTVGSKILEGWIPPYDATLTKKLKAADVVILGKTNMDEFAMGSSTENSAYGPTGNPWDLTKIPGGSGGGSSAALASYEAPLAIGTDTGGSIRQPASVTGTVGVKPTYGGVSRYGMVAFSSSLDQGGPCARTVLDAALLHEAIAGHDPLDSTSIDAPVPPVVEAARNGSVEGMRVGVVKQFRGEGYQAGVIQRFDESVALMKELGAEIVELDCPSFDLALSAYYLIAPSECSSNLARFDAMRYGLRVGDDGTKSAEDVTALTREAGFGDEVKRRIILGTYALSSGYYDAYYGSAQKVRTLITRDFEKAFEKVDVIVSPTTPTTAFPIGERADDPMAMYLADLCTIPTNLAGNAAMSLPCGLAPEDGMPVGLQIIAPAMADDRLYKVGAAVEAAFTAKWGHPLLEEAPAL; from the coding sequence ATGGCAGACCTGATCAAGCTCACCGCCGCCGAGATCGCGGCGAAGATCGCCTCCGGCGAGGTCACCGCCGTCGAGGTGACCGAGGCCCACCTGGCGCGCATCGAGGCCGTCGACGAGAAGGTGCACGCCTTCCTGCACGTCGACCGCGAGGGCGCACTCGCCCAGGCCCGCGCCGTGGACGAGAAGCGCGCCCGCGGCGAGAAGCTCGGCCCGCTGGCCGGCGTCCCGCTCGCGCTCAAGGACATCTTCACGACGGAGGGGATTCCCACCACCGTCGGCTCGAAGATCCTCGAAGGCTGGATCCCGCCGTACGACGCGACGCTGACCAAGAAGCTCAAGGCCGCCGACGTCGTCATCCTCGGCAAGACCAACATGGACGAGTTCGCCATGGGGTCCTCCACCGAGAACAGCGCCTACGGCCCGACCGGCAACCCCTGGGACCTGACCAAGATCCCCGGCGGCTCCGGCGGCGGCTCCAGCGCCGCGCTGGCCTCCTACGAGGCCCCGCTCGCCATCGGCACGGACACCGGCGGTTCCATCCGCCAGCCCGCCTCCGTCACCGGCACGGTCGGCGTCAAGCCCACCTACGGCGGCGTCTCCCGCTACGGCATGGTGGCCTTCTCGTCCTCCCTCGACCAGGGCGGGCCCTGTGCCCGTACGGTCCTGGACGCGGCGCTGCTGCACGAGGCCATCGCCGGCCATGACCCGCTGGACTCCACCTCCATCGACGCCCCCGTACCGCCGGTCGTCGAGGCGGCCCGCAACGGCAGCGTCGAGGGCATGCGCGTCGGCGTCGTCAAGCAGTTCCGCGGCGAGGGCTACCAGGCCGGTGTCATCCAGCGCTTCGACGAGTCCGTCGCGCTGATGAAGGAGCTGGGCGCCGAGATCGTCGAGCTGGACTGCCCGTCCTTCGACCTGGCGCTGTCCGCGTACTACCTGATCGCGCCCTCGGAGTGCTCCTCCAACCTGGCCCGCTTCGACGCCATGCGCTACGGCCTGCGGGTCGGCGACGACGGCACCAAGTCCGCCGAGGACGTCACCGCGCTGACCCGTGAGGCCGGCTTCGGCGACGAGGTCAAGCGCCGCATCATCCTCGGCACGTACGCGCTCAGCTCCGGCTACTACGACGCGTACTACGGCTCCGCCCAGAAGGTGCGGACGCTGATCACCCGTGACTTCGAGAAGGCCTTCGAAAAGGTCGATGTGATCGTCTCGCCGACCACGCCGACCACCGCCTTCCCGATCGGCGAGCGCGCCGACGACCCGATGGCGATGTACCTCGCCGACCTGTGCACGATCCCCACCAACCTGGCAGGCAACGCGGCGATGTCGCTGCCCTGCGGCCTGGCCCCCGAGGACGGGATGCCGGTGGGCCTGCAGATCATTGCTCCTGCCATGGCCGACGACCGGCTCTACAAGGTCGGTGCCGCGGTCGAGGCCGCGTTCACCGCCAAGTGGGGTCACCCGCTGCTCGAGGAGGCACCTGCACTGTGA
- a CDS encoding MFS transporter, whose product MITEKAAPGVTASPDQAVDGGRGPRPHSRSGVQLLVLALGFVMASLDTGIMNVAATDLRARLGLSMSGLTWVVDGYVLAFAALLLLAGSLAKRFGARRIYLVGLAVFTGASLLGAVAPNGVVLVAARFVQGVGAALFMPSSLSLLMHAFPEPARRAKILGIWSAIISTSVGLAPTIGGLLVGTLGWRSIFLVNLPIGVAGLLLTRRFVAAVPARGTALGGSGHVLGLLALGSLSYALIEGPDKGWSAPFVLGAFVVAALALTGFLLRERAARTPVLPVALFADSSFTAANMVGFLFNFAFYGALFVLGLFLQTARGASPVAAGLQMLPAVLVIPVGNMLYARIAPRIGNRAALTGALALSAAGYVLLFLLLAPGLPYWVIAVVLALTNIGSGVSSPAMTGVLMAAAGREHTDIGSATLNANRQTGSLVGIAGMGAVLTGAGDGYQGAAYAFVLTAGALAVAALAARLGIRTRV is encoded by the coding sequence ATGATCACTGAGAAAGCGGCGCCGGGCGTGACGGCGAGCCCGGACCAGGCCGTTGACGGCGGCCGCGGCCCCCGGCCGCACTCCCGCAGCGGCGTCCAACTCCTCGTCCTGGCGCTCGGGTTCGTGATGGCGAGCCTCGACACCGGCATCATGAATGTCGCCGCCACCGACCTGCGGGCCCGGCTCGGACTGAGCATGTCCGGCCTCACCTGGGTCGTCGACGGCTATGTCCTCGCCTTCGCCGCGCTGCTGCTGCTCGCCGGGTCGCTGGCGAAACGGTTCGGCGCCCGCCGGATCTATCTCGTCGGGCTCGCCGTGTTCACCGGCGCGTCCCTGCTGGGCGCCGTCGCGCCGAACGGCGTCGTCCTGGTGGCCGCCCGCTTCGTCCAGGGCGTGGGTGCGGCGCTCTTCATGCCCAGCTCGCTGTCGCTGCTGATGCACGCCTTCCCCGAACCGGCCCGCCGGGCGAAGATCCTCGGCATCTGGTCCGCGATCATCTCCACCTCCGTCGGCCTGGCGCCGACCATCGGCGGCCTCCTGGTCGGCACCCTCGGCTGGCGCAGCATCTTCCTCGTCAACCTGCCCATCGGCGTCGCGGGACTGCTGCTCACCCGGCGGTTCGTGGCGGCCGTCCCGGCCCGGGGCACGGCGCTCGGCGGCAGCGGCCACGTCCTGGGCCTGCTCGCCCTCGGGTCGCTGAGCTACGCGCTCATCGAAGGGCCCGACAAGGGCTGGTCCGCACCGTTCGTCCTGGGGGCCTTCGTGGTCGCCGCGCTCGCGCTCACCGGATTCCTGCTCCGTGAGCGGGCCGCCCGCACCCCCGTCCTGCCGGTCGCGCTCTTCGCGGACAGCAGCTTCACCGCGGCCAATATGGTCGGCTTCCTCTTCAACTTCGCCTTCTACGGGGCGCTGTTCGTCCTCGGCCTCTTCCTCCAGACCGCGCGCGGCGCGAGCCCGGTGGCGGCGGGGCTCCAGATGCTGCCGGCCGTCCTCGTCATCCCGGTGGGCAACATGCTCTACGCCCGGATCGCGCCGCGGATCGGCAACCGGGCCGCGCTCACCGGGGCGCTGGCGCTCTCCGCCGCGGGCTACGTCCTGCTGTTCCTGCTCCTCGCGCCCGGTCTGCCGTACTGGGTGATCGCGGTGGTGCTCGCGCTCACCAATATCGGCAGCGGGGTCAGCTCCCCGGCGATGACCGGCGTCCTGATGGCGGCCGCGGGCCGCGAGCACACCGACATCGGCAGCGCGACCCTCAACGCCAACCGCCAGACCGGCTCCCTCGTCGGCATCGCCGGCATGGGCGCCGTACTGACGGGCGCGGGCGACGGCTACCAGGGCGCCGCCTATGCCTTCGTGCTGACGGCGGGCGCGCTGGCCGTCGCGGCGCTGGCCGCCCGGCTGGGCATACGCACCCGGGTATGA
- the ligA gene encoding NAD-dependent DNA ligase LigA codes for MAGEQHAAESKVPAAAREKHAQLAEQIDEHRFRYYVKDAPVVSDAEFDKLLRSLEALEDEHPELRTPDSPTQKVAGAYATEFTEVEHRERMLSLDNAFDNEELAAWAERIAGELGGDPKSAGYHFLCELKVDGLAVNLTYEQGRLTRAATRGDGRTGEDITPNVRTIAEIPHRLKGDRVPDLVEVRGEVYFPMEKFLELNERLVAEGKPPFANPRNAAAGSLRQKDPKVTAGRPLHMVVHGVGAREGLEIDRQSEAYDLLKEWGLPTATHNKVLDSLAAVREFIAHYGDAETRRTAVEHEIDGVVVKLDEIRLQGRLGSTSRAPRWAIAWKYPPEEVNTKLVDIRVGVGRTGRVTPYAVVEPVTVAGSEVEFATLHNQDVVKAKGVFIGDTVVIRKAGDVIPEILGPVVDLRDGSEREFVMPAECPECGTALQPAKEGDIDLRCPNARACPAQIRERLFYLAGRKCLDIENFGYVAATALSQPLEPAEPPLKDEGDLFGLSIEQLLPIKSYVLDPDSGLPKRDPKTGEEKVVTFFANQKGEPKKNALAMLENIQAAKERPLARIITGLSIRHVGPVAAEALAREFRSIDRIRDADETELAAVDGVGATIAASLKQWFAVDWHQQIIESWRAAGVRMEEEQTGDEGPRPLEGVTVVVTGTLQSHTRDGAKEALQNLGAKVTGSVSKKTGFVVVGDNPGSKYDKAMQLKVPVLDDDGFAVLLEQGPDAARAVAVTPPEEE; via the coding sequence GTGGCTGGCGAACAGCACGCAGCGGAATCCAAGGTGCCCGCAGCGGCGCGGGAGAAGCACGCGCAGCTCGCTGAGCAGATCGACGAGCATCGCTTCCGGTATTACGTGAAGGATGCCCCGGTCGTCAGCGACGCGGAGTTCGACAAGCTGCTGCGCTCCCTGGAGGCTCTGGAGGACGAGCACCCCGAGCTGCGCACCCCGGACTCCCCGACCCAGAAGGTCGCCGGGGCGTACGCCACGGAGTTCACCGAGGTCGAGCACCGCGAACGGATGCTCTCGCTCGACAACGCCTTCGACAACGAGGAGTTGGCGGCCTGGGCCGAGCGGATCGCCGGTGAGCTGGGCGGCGACCCCAAGAGCGCCGGCTACCACTTCCTGTGCGAGCTGAAGGTCGACGGCCTCGCCGTCAACCTCACCTACGAGCAGGGCCGGCTGACCCGCGCCGCCACCCGCGGCGACGGCCGTACGGGCGAGGACATCACGCCCAACGTCCGGACGATCGCCGAGATCCCGCACCGTCTCAAGGGCGACCGGGTCCCGGATCTGGTCGAGGTGCGCGGGGAGGTCTACTTCCCGATGGAGAAGTTCCTGGAGCTCAACGAGCGGCTGGTGGCGGAGGGCAAGCCTCCGTTCGCCAACCCCCGTAACGCCGCGGCCGGTTCGCTGCGCCAGAAGGACCCCAAGGTCACGGCCGGGCGACCGCTGCACATGGTCGTCCATGGTGTCGGTGCCCGCGAAGGCCTGGAGATCGACCGGCAGTCGGAGGCCTACGACCTGCTCAAGGAGTGGGGCCTGCCGACGGCCACCCACAACAAGGTCCTCGATTCCCTGGCGGCGGTGCGCGAGTTCATCGCCCATTACGGCGACGCCGAGACCCGCCGTACGGCCGTCGAGCACGAGATCGACGGCGTGGTCGTGAAGCTGGACGAGATCCGCCTCCAGGGCCGGCTGGGCTCGACCTCGCGGGCGCCGCGCTGGGCGATCGCCTGGAAGTACCCGCCGGAGGAGGTCAACACCAAGCTCGTCGACATCCGCGTCGGCGTCGGCCGCACGGGACGGGTCACCCCGTATGCCGTGGTCGAACCGGTGACGGTGGCCGGGTCCGAGGTGGAGTTCGCCACCCTGCACAACCAGGATGTGGTCAAGGCCAAGGGCGTGTTCATCGGGGACACCGTCGTGATCCGCAAGGCCGGCGACGTCATTCCGGAGATCCTGGGCCCGGTCGTCGATCTGCGGGACGGCAGCGAGCGGGAGTTCGTGATGCCGGCCGAGTGCCCCGAGTGCGGGACGGCCCTGCAGCCCGCCAAGGAAGGCGACATCGACCTGCGGTGCCCCAACGCCCGCGCCTGCCCCGCCCAGATCCGTGAGCGGCTGTTCTATCTGGCCGGCCGCAAATGCCTGGACATCGAGAACTTCGGCTATGTCGCGGCGACGGCGCTCAGCCAGCCGCTGGAGCCCGCGGAGCCGCCGTTGAAGGACGAGGGCGATCTTTTCGGTCTCTCCATCGAGCAGCTGCTGCCCATCAAGTCGTATGTCCTCGACCCCGATTCCGGTCTGCCCAAGCGCGACCCGAAGACCGGCGAGGAGAAGGTCGTCACCTTCTTCGCCAACCAGAAGGGCGAGCCGAAGAAGAACGCCCTGGCCATGCTGGAGAACATCCAGGCCGCCAAGGAGCGCCCGCTGGCCCGGATCATCACGGGCCTGTCGATCCGGCATGTGGGCCCGGTGGCGGCCGAGGCGCTGGCGCGGGAGTTCCGCTCGATCGACCGCATCCGGGACGCGGACGAGACGGAGCTGGCCGCCGTCGACGGCGTCGGGGCCACGATCGCCGCCTCGTTGAAGCAGTGGTTCGCCGTGGACTGGCACCAGCAGATCATCGAGAGCTGGCGGGCCGCAGGCGTCCGGATGGAGGAGGAGCAAACGGGTGATGAGGGCCCGCGTCCCCTCGAAGGCGTCACCGTCGTCGTAACGGGCACACTTCAGTCACACACCAGAGATGGCGCGAAAGAGGCCCTCCAGAACCTCGGAGCGAAGGTGACCGGTTCTGTTTCGAAGAAGACCGGATTCGTAGTGGTGGGCGACAACCCCGGTTCGAAGTACGACAAGGCCATGCAGTTGAAGGTCCCCGTGCTGGACGATGATGGCTTCGCGGTGCTGCTGGAGCAGGGTCCTGACGCAGCGCGAGCGGTAGCTGTCACTCCGCCTGAGGAGGAGTGA
- the gatB gene encoding Asp-tRNA(Asn)/Glu-tRNA(Gln) amidotransferase subunit GatB, which produces MTVTDLVSYEDALATYDPVMGLEVHVELGTKTKMFCGCSTTLGADANAQTCPTCLGLPGSLPVVNAIGVESAIKIGLALNCSIAEWCRFARKNYFYPDMPKNFQTSQYDEPIAFDGYLDVQLEDGEIFRVHIERAHMEEDTGKSTHIGGATGRIHGARHSLLDYNRAGIPLIEIVTKPIEGAGERAPEVAKAYVAELRELIKALGVSEARMEQGQMRCDVNLSLRPQGTEKFGTRSETKNVNSLRSVERAARFEIQRHAAVLSSGGTIVQETRHFHEEDGSTTAGRIKDNAEDYRYFPEPDLVPVAPSREWVEELRAALPELPRVRRNRLREEWGISEHDMQSILNAGAVDLITATVDAGADSASARKWWMGELARRANEDGVDLAALPITPEQVARVAALVAEGSLNDKLARQTIEGVLAGEGDPDTVVEKRGLKVVSDEGALGTAVDEAIAANAAVADKIRGGKVAAAGALVGAVMKATRGQADAARVRELILEKLGVEG; this is translated from the coding sequence GTGACTGTCACTGACCTGGTGTCGTACGAGGACGCCCTCGCGACGTACGACCCCGTCATGGGCCTGGAGGTCCATGTCGAGCTCGGCACCAAGACCAAGATGTTCTGCGGGTGTTCCACCACCCTGGGCGCGGATGCCAATGCGCAGACCTGCCCCACCTGCCTGGGCCTGCCCGGCTCGCTGCCCGTCGTCAACGCGATCGGCGTCGAGTCCGCGATCAAGATCGGCCTGGCGCTGAACTGCTCCATCGCCGAGTGGTGCCGTTTCGCCCGGAAGAACTACTTCTATCCGGACATGCCCAAGAACTTCCAGACCTCCCAGTACGACGAGCCGATCGCCTTCGACGGCTACCTCGACGTACAGCTGGAGGACGGGGAGATCTTCCGGGTCCACATCGAGCGCGCCCACATGGAGGAGGACACCGGCAAGTCCACCCACATCGGTGGCGCCACCGGCCGTATCCACGGCGCCCGGCACTCCCTCCTGGACTACAACCGCGCCGGTATCCCGCTCATCGAGATCGTCACCAAGCCCATCGAGGGCGCGGGCGAGCGGGCCCCCGAGGTCGCCAAGGCGTACGTCGCCGAGCTGCGCGAGCTCATCAAGGCGCTGGGCGTCTCCGAGGCCCGCATGGAGCAGGGCCAGATGCGCTGCGACGTGAACCTGTCGCTGCGTCCCCAGGGCACCGAGAAGTTCGGCACCCGTTCGGAGACCAAGAACGTCAACTCCCTGCGCTCCGTGGAGCGTGCGGCCCGGTTCGAGATCCAGCGGCACGCCGCGGTGCTCTCCTCCGGCGGCACGATCGTCCAGGAGACCCGGCACTTCCACGAGGAGGACGGCTCCACGACGGCCGGCCGCATCAAGGACAACGCCGAGGACTACCGCTACTTCCCCGAGCCGGACCTGGTGCCGGTGGCCCCCTCCCGCGAGTGGGTCGAGGAACTGCGCGCCGCGCTCCCCGAGCTGCCGCGGGTCCGCCGCAACCGGCTGCGCGAGGAGTGGGGTATCTCCGAGCACGACATGCAGTCGATCCTCAACGCGGGCGCGGTCGACCTGATCACCGCCACCGTCGACGCCGGCGCGGACTCCGCCTCGGCCCGTAAGTGGTGGATGGGCGAACTGGCCCGCCGTGCCAACGAGGACGGTGTGGACCTGGCCGCCCTGCCGATCACCCCCGAGCAGGTCGCCCGGGTCGCCGCACTGGTCGCCGAGGGCTCGCTCAACGACAAGCTGGCCCGCCAGACCATCGAGGGCGTGCTGGCCGGCGAGGGCGACCCGGACACCGTCGTCGAGAAGCGCGGCCTGAAGGTCGTCTCCGACGAGGGGGCCCTGGGCACCGCCGTCGACGAGGCGATCGCGGCCAACGCCGCCGTCGCCGACAAGATCCGCGGTGGCAAGGTGGCCGCCGCCGGCGCCCTGGTCGGCGCGGTCATGAAGGCCACCCGCGGCCAGGCCGACGCGGCCCGGGTCCGGGAACTCATCCTGGAGAAGCTGGGCGTCGAGGGCTGA